A region of uncultured Desulfobacter sp. DNA encodes the following proteins:
- a CDS encoding transporter: MQKIIVAGNAHAQKSSKSVKAVAGFMLVLAMFFFPFYSTFAAEGGGSAYPGGNEDFMCGALPGPGFYPIVYALYYTADEYRDGNGNKTPGDFDLDVMGAAFRFIYVSDMKLFGADVAWHAIIPVIDTQVDISSAGIDASTAGLGDIEVSALVLGWHLNKNFHVVGSLDVWLPVGEYDVDDAASPGRNYWTVAPIAVFTYLSDSGFELSAKLQYLINSENSDTDYTTGNEFICDYLVGKHVGNWMFGLNGMLYLQTTDDELSGNDISNSKGRAFSVGPALQYNYKNMFLNAKVQFDTNVENRPKGEKYWIKFMYAF, from the coding sequence ATGCAAAAAATTATCGTCGCGGGGAACGCGCATGCTCAAAAGTCGTCAAAATCGGTTAAGGCTGTTGCGGGTTTCATGCTTGTACTGGCTATGTTTTTTTTTCCGTTTTACAGCACATTTGCCGCTGAAGGCGGCGGGTCTGCTTATCCGGGCGGTAACGAGGATTTCATGTGCGGGGCCTTGCCCGGACCGGGGTTTTATCCCATTGTGTACGCTTTGTATTACACAGCAGACGAATATAGGGACGGCAACGGCAACAAAACGCCTGGGGATTTTGATCTTGATGTCATGGGCGCGGCATTCCGCTTTATTTATGTCTCCGACATGAAACTGTTCGGAGCCGATGTGGCCTGGCACGCGATTATACCTGTTATTGATACCCAGGTTGATATTTCTTCGGCGGGTATTGATGCATCCACAGCCGGACTTGGGGATATTGAAGTCTCAGCACTGGTTCTGGGCTGGCACCTGAACAAAAATTTTCATGTTGTCGGCTCACTGGACGTTTGGCTTCCTGTGGGAGAATATGATGTTGATGATGCGGCCAGCCCCGGCCGAAACTACTGGACAGTGGCACCTATTGCGGTATTCACCTACCTCAGTGACTCGGGTTTTGAACTTTCGGCAAAATTGCAGTATCTGATCAACTCTGAGAATTCAGACACCGATTACACCACAGGAAATGAATTTATATGTGATTACCTGGTTGGAAAGCATGTCGGTAACTGGATGTTCGGCCTTAACGGCATGCTCTATCTTCAGACCACGGATGACGAACTTTCGGGAAACGATATCAGCAACAGCAAAGGCAGGGCATTTTCAGTTGGGCCGGCCCTCCAGTACAATTACAAAAATATGTTTTTAAACGCAAAAGTGCAGTTTGATACCAACGTTGAAAACAGACCTAAAGGCGAAAAATACTGGATTAAATTCATGTATGCCTTCTAA